CGGCCGGCCGCCGGTACGGAAAAACCGCCGCCGCGGCGCGATTACGCCGCGGAGCATCACCGGTATAATGCCGGAAAACCACACCGCAAAGGAGATACGCGATGCCCGAATTCGGATCCCCATTTTCCGGGATGGCGCAATCCAGAAAATTGACCAAGGAAGAGCTGGTCCGCGCCATCCGCTTCATGGTGGCGGCGGAATACGAAGCCATCCAACTCTACATGCAGCTGGCCGAGAGCACCGACAACAAGCTGGCGATCGACGTGCTGACCGACATCGCCGACGAAGAGCGGGTCCACGCCGGCGAGTTCCTGCGCTTGCTGCATGAGCTGGCGCCCGACGAGCAGAAGTTCTACGACGAAGGCATGGAAGAAGTCGAGGAAGAGATCAAGAAGATGAAGTAGACGGCCGGGAGGGATTCCGCCTTCTCCCAGCATGCGCCGGGAGAAGGCGGCCGAACTTGTCCCGGAGCGCCTGTCCCGAGCGGGATGCGGGAACGCGCCGGGGAGCCGGATGAGGGGGAGCGGAGTTTCCCTGCCGGAGAATAATCCGCAACCGATTGCGATGGTGCGACCGGTCGAGCCGGGTTCTCCGCCCCGCATCACTGCGGGCGAAGAAAAGCGAATGTAAAAAGACGGAGCCGTCTCATGATTTTAGCCATAGCCTCCGGCAAGGGCGGGACCGGAAAAACAACCTTGGCAGTGAACCTCGCCCGCGCGTACGGGGAGGCAATCCAATTAATGGATTGCGACGTGGAGGAGCCGAACGCGCACCTCTTTCTGCGCGGCGGCGAGCCCTCAGAAGAGGTCGTCACCCTGCCCGTCCCGGAGTTCGACGAAGCGCTGTGCGATTCCTGCGGCGAGTGCGGCCGGTTCTGCGTCTACCACGCAATTCTGGCGTTCCTGAGCAAGCCCGTGCTGATTCCCGAGATGTGCCATTCCTGCGGCGGGTGCACGCTGGTCTGCCCGCGCAAAGCCATCCGCGAAGTCGAACGGCGGATCGGAGCCGTCCAGGAGATGCAGTCGGATAACATCCGTCTGGTCACCGGGAAGCTGGATATCGGGTCGCCATTGTCGCCGCCGCTGATCCGGGCGGTGAAGCGCCGCCTGCGGGAGGGAACGCCCGCGATCGTCGACGCCCCGCCGGGCACCTCCTGCCCGGTGATCGCCGCCGTGCGCGGGGCCGACTTCGTCGTGCTGGTCACGGAACCGACGCCTTTCGGCTTGCATGACCTGACCCTGGCCGTGGAAACCATGCGCATCCTGGGGATTCCGTTCGGCGTAGCGGTCAACCGGATGGGAATCGGCGATGGGCGCGTCCACGACTACTGCGCCCGGGAAGGGATCGAGATCCTGCTCGAGATCCCCGACGACCGGCGGATCGCGGAAGCCTATTCGCGGGGCGAGCTCCTGGTCGACGCGCTGCCGGAATACGGAGATTTGTTCCGCGGGCTGAGCGCGAAATTGTTGGGGGCCGGCAACCTGACACGGCAAGCCGCCTCCGGGGAATGAAATGAACGTACTCTACATCTCGGGAAGCCCGAGAGCGGATAGCAATACGGATTACCTTCTGCGCCGCGTCCTGCTCAGGACCGGCGGCGGCTTCATCAAACTCGCGGATTTCGAGATGGCTCCCTGCCGCGCCTGTTGGTCCTGCCAGGCCACGGGACGGTGCGTGATCGACGACCCGTTCAGCCGGAGTCTGGTGCCATTGATTCTCGAAAGCGACGCGATCGTGATGGGCAGCCCGGTCTTCTTC
This Anaerolineales bacterium DNA region includes the following protein-coding sequences:
- a CDS encoding ATP-binding protein — translated: MILAIASGKGGTGKTTLAVNLARAYGEAIQLMDCDVEEPNAHLFLRGGEPSEEVVTLPVPEFDEALCDSCGECGRFCVYHAILAFLSKPVLIPEMCHSCGGCTLVCPRKAIREVERRIGAVQEMQSDNIRLVTGKLDIGSPLSPPLIRAVKRRLREGTPAIVDAPPGTSCPVIAAVRGADFVVLVTEPTPFGLHDLTLAVETMRILGIPFGVAVNRMGIGDGRVHDYCAREGIEILLEIPDDRRIAEAYSRGELLVDALPEYGDLFRGLSAKLLGAGNLTRQAASGE